A part of Candidatus Electrothrix aestuarii genomic DNA contains:
- a CDS encoding APC family permease, with protein sequence MTNDISSSESTETITSDQTQLQAAEGKTDAAAPRKHVTEHKEGGLAQLAATAICGNDITSSCLYVSALAILYAGRWAPLVLLLVAGVLYLFRSIYAEVVGALPLNGGAYNALLNTTSKFRASIAACLTILSYMATAVISAGEAMHYLHTVWSGLPVMEATIALLAFFMVLTIIGITESSKVAIAIFLFHLTTLSLLLGAGIYYVGTHGLETLQLNLITPTEGGLWTALFFGFAASLLGISGFESSANFVEEQAEGVFPQTLRNMWIAVTIFNPGMALLALALVPIPQVEQHQEALLAHMGLLSGNSWFANIISIDAMLVLSGAVLTSFVGVNGLIRRLALDRCLPQFLLKTNRRGTTHRIIIAFFLLSLSVLLITGGELKALAGVYTISFLAVMALFGIGNILLKWKRNKLPRSSVASLPSVLIAIAAVLTGLVGNAIMNPSYLIVFLEFFFPALLVIVIMLERITILQACLFLVKSLFMTFIKSMRAATQAIQAKIDQINAQQLVFFTRGDNLPNLNLVMQYVQNNEHSSRIKIVTVVQDEREVPPNLQRDLDFLNEAYPAIDIEFVVNIGTFNPALIQELSAKWNIPANLMFIGSPGDHLIYGLADLGGVRLII encoded by the coding sequence ATGACAAACGATATATCCTCTAGTGAATCCACCGAAACCATCACTTCAGATCAAACACAGCTGCAAGCGGCTGAAGGCAAAACAGATGCTGCTGCACCCCGAAAGCATGTTACGGAACATAAAGAAGGTGGTTTAGCGCAGTTAGCAGCAACAGCTATCTGCGGAAACGATATCACCTCTTCCTGCCTGTATGTCTCTGCCCTGGCGATTCTTTATGCAGGTCGATGGGCACCCCTTGTTTTGCTGCTGGTTGCCGGTGTTCTCTATTTATTCCGCTCGATTTATGCTGAAGTTGTGGGGGCGCTCCCCTTGAACGGCGGCGCCTACAATGCCCTGTTAAATACGACGAGCAAATTTCGCGCTTCCATAGCCGCCTGTCTCACCATCCTCTCTTATATGGCGACAGCTGTCATCTCTGCTGGCGAGGCTATGCATTATCTGCACACAGTCTGGTCGGGTCTGCCCGTGATGGAAGCCACTATTGCTCTGTTGGCTTTTTTTATGGTACTCACCATCATCGGTATTACCGAATCCTCCAAAGTTGCCATCGCCATCTTTTTATTCCACCTGACAACCCTCTCCTTATTGCTGGGAGCAGGTATCTACTATGTGGGAACACATGGCCTGGAGACTTTGCAGTTAAATCTGATCACACCCACCGAAGGCGGCTTGTGGACGGCCCTGTTTTTCGGTTTTGCCGCCTCTCTGCTGGGTATTTCTGGCTTTGAAAGTTCTGCTAACTTCGTGGAAGAACAGGCCGAAGGCGTCTTTCCCCAGACCCTACGCAATATGTGGATTGCCGTGACCATTTTCAACCCTGGTATGGCCCTGCTGGCATTAGCACTGGTACCAATCCCTCAGGTAGAGCAGCATCAGGAGGCCCTGCTGGCCCATATGGGCTTACTGTCCGGCAATAGCTGGTTTGCCAATATAATCTCCATTGACGCCATGCTGGTGTTGAGTGGTGCTGTCCTGACCAGTTTCGTCGGTGTGAACGGCTTGATTCGTCGCCTGGCCCTGGACCGCTGTCTCCCCCAATTTCTGCTCAAAACCAACCGTCGCGGCACCACCCATCGCATTATTATCGCCTTTTTTCTCCTTTCCCTTTCCGTGCTGCTGATCACCGGAGGCGAGCTCAAGGCCCTGGCCGGGGTGTATACCATCTCTTTCCTGGCAGTGATGGCCCTGTTCGGGATAGGAAATATTCTCCTCAAATGGAAACGGAACAAACTGCCACGCTCCTCTGTGGCCTCTTTGCCGTCCGTGCTGATAGCCATTGCTGCTGTCCTTACTGGCCTGGTCGGCAATGCCATCATGAATCCATCGTACCTGATTGTCTTTTTGGAATTTTTCTTTCCTGCCTTGCTGGTCATCGTTATCATGCTGGAACGCATCACCATCCTGCAAGCCTGCCTCTTCCTTGTGAAATCGCTCTTCATGACGTTCATAAAGAGTATGCGCGCGGCTACCCAGGCGATCCAGGCAAAGATTGATCAAATCAATGCCCAACAGCTGGTGTTCTTTACTCGCGGCGATAATCTGCCCAACCTCAATCTGGTCATGCAGTATGTACAAAATAACGAACATAGCAGCCGGATCAAGATCGTTACCGTAGTTCAGGATGAACGTGAAGTTCCCCCTAACCTGCAACGTGATCTGGATTTTCTCAATGAGGCCTACCCGGCTATCGATATTGAATTCGTCGTCAATATCGGAACATTCAATCCTGCCCTGATCCAGGAGTTATCTGCCAAGTGGAACATTCCAGCCAATTTAATGTTCATTGGTTCCCCTGGCGATCACCTCATTTATGGTCTGGCCGATCTGGGCGGGGTCCGCTTGATTATCTAA
- a CDS encoding Rpn family recombination-promoting nuclease/putative transposase: MKTRQYVSFDWAIKRLLRSKANFGVLAGFLSELLKENITVLEVLESESNKDFKQHKQNVLDLKVRNSKNEIIIIEVQYDRDYSFFHRILWGTSRVVTEHLHEGDDYLRVHKVISVNLIYFDLGEGEDYVYHGSTSFRGIHKNDVLQLRANEKKDLDKNSVQEIFPEYYLIKINRFDDLAKDTLDEWIYFLKNEEIKPEFTAQGLQEAGRVLAYTKLKEEDRIDYNNYIDHRRRRDSELRTKFSEGLKKGKLETARSMKKEGISAQIIQKCTGLSLDEIDKL, encoded by the coding sequence ATGAAAACGAGACAATATGTATCCTTTGATTGGGCAATAAAACGACTCCTGCGATCAAAAGCTAATTTCGGCGTGCTCGCAGGTTTCTTATCTGAACTCCTCAAGGAAAACATCACGGTCCTTGAAGTCCTGGAGTCTGAATCCAATAAAGACTTCAAACAACATAAGCAAAATGTGCTCGACCTGAAGGTAAGAAATTCTAAAAACGAAATTATCATCATTGAGGTACAGTACGACCGCGACTACTCCTTCTTCCATCGCATCCTCTGGGGCACATCAAGGGTGGTGACAGAGCATCTTCATGAAGGCGATGATTATCTCCGGGTGCATAAGGTAATCTCTGTTAACCTCATTTATTTCGATTTAGGGGAAGGGGAAGATTATGTCTATCATGGCTCTACATCGTTCAGAGGTATCCATAAAAACGACGTCTTGCAGCTCAGAGCAAATGAAAAAAAAGACCTCGACAAAAACAGTGTGCAGGAGATATTCCCGGAATACTACCTGATAAAAATAAACCGCTTTGATGATCTCGCAAAAGACACGCTCGACGAATGGATATACTTCTTAAAAAATGAAGAGATTAAACCGGAATTTACTGCCCAGGGTTTACAGGAGGCAGGAAGAGTTCTCGCCTATACCAAACTGAAAGAAGAAGACCGGATCGACTATAATAATTATATTGATCATCGGCGCAGAAGAGACAGCGAGCTTCGAACGAAATTCAGTGAAGGTTTGAAAAAAGGAAAACTGGAAACAGCACGATCAATGAAGAAAGAAGGTATTTCGGCCCAAATTATCCAAAAATGCACCGGGCTTTCTCTTGACGAAATCGATAAGCTATAA
- a CDS encoding Rpn family recombination-promoting nuclease/putative transposase, with amino-acid sequence MQTRQYVSFDWAIKRLLRSKANFGVLAGFLSELLKENITVLEVLESESNKDFKQHKQNVLDLKVRNSKNEIIIIEVQYDRDYSFFHRILWGTSRVVTEHLHEGDDYLRVHKVISVNLIYFDLGEGEDYVYHGSTSFRGIHKNDVLQLRANEKKDLDKNSVQEIFPEYYLIKINRFDDLAKDTLDEWIYFLKNEEIKPEFTAQGLQEAGKVLAYTKLKEEDRIDYNNYIDHRRRRDSELRTKFSEGLVEGVEKGKLETARSMKKEGISVELIQKCTGLSLDEINKL; translated from the coding sequence ATGCAAACAAGACAATACGTATCCTTTGATTGGGCAATAAAACGACTCCTGCGATCAAAAGCCAATTTTGGTGTGCTCGCAGGTTTCTTATCTGAGCTCCTCAAGGAAAACATCACGGTCCTTGAAGTCCTGGAGTCTGAATCAAATAAAGACTTCAAACAACATAAGCAAAATGTGCTCGACCTGAAGGTAAGAAACTCTAAAAACGAAATTATCATCATTGAGGTACAGTACGACCGCGACTACTCTTTCTTCCATCGCATCCTCTGGGGGACATCAAGGGTGGTGACAGAGCATCTTCATGAAGGCGATGATTATCTCAGGGTGCATAAAGTAATCTCTGTCAACCTCATTTATTTCGATTTAGGGGAAGGGGAAGATTATGTCTATCATGGCTCTACATCGTTCAGAGGTATCCATAAAAACGACGTCTTGCAGCTCAGAGCAAATGAAAAAAAAGACCTCGACAAAAACAGTGTGCAGGAGATATTCCCGGAATACTACCTGATAAAAATAAACCGTTTTGATGATCTCGCAAAAGACACGCTCGACGAATGGATATACTTCTTAAAAAATGAAGAGATTAAACCCGAATTTACCGCCCAGGGTTTACAGGAGGCAGGAAAAGTTCTCGCCTACACTAAACTGAAAGAAGAAGACCGGATCGACTATAATAATTATATTGATCATCGGCGCAGAAGAGACAGCGAGCTGCGAACGAAATTCAGTGAAGGCCTTGTGGAAGGTGTGGAAAAAGGAAAACTGGAAACGGCACGATCAATGAAAAAGGAAGGTATTTCTGTCGAGCTCATCCAAAAATGCACCGGGCTTTCTCTTGACGAAATCAATAAGCTATAG
- a CDS encoding PH domain-containing protein gives MFMIFKRKNSKEDLEKRIKKWLTHDEKIEVSVYEQLKARRSQFLVITNHRAILFESDLYGRLEDKSDKLWRQLLSAHLKQGVRFSSLDVFFFQHHDANYFHNPYQNQEPFDQHCWHLAGLNKEQAGKVYANLKSKECEWKEKRLEQYVELMKIPGRPGGMGGGMPPR, from the coding sequence ATGTTTATGATCTTTAAGAGAAAGAACAGCAAAGAAGACTTGGAAAAGAGAATAAAGAAATGGCTTACGCATGATGAGAAAATCGAAGTATCTGTTTATGAGCAGCTTAAAGCTCGTCGGAGTCAGTTTTTGGTTATAACAAATCATCGGGCGATTTTGTTTGAGTCAGATCTGTATGGGAGATTGGAAGATAAGAGTGATAAGCTATGGCGTCAGCTTCTCTCGGCGCATTTAAAACAGGGAGTGAGATTCTCCTCGTTGGATGTTTTTTTCTTTCAACATCATGACGCAAACTATTTTCATAACCCTTATCAGAATCAAGAACCTTTTGATCAGCATTGCTGGCATCTTGCCGGATTGAATAAGGAACAGGCGGGAAAGGTTTATGCGAATTTAAAGTCTAAAGAGTGTGAGTGGAAGGAGAAGCGGCTTGAGCAGTATGTGGAGCTTATGAAGATACCGGGGCGGCCCGGGGGGATGGGGGGAGGAATGCCGCCGAGGTGA
- the hflC gene encoding protease modulator HflC — translation MKQAIQILILVLVAAAVASVWDGFYILQEGKQAVITQFGAPVGEPVTDAGLRFKLPFVQRVRFFEKRILIWDGDPNQIATNDKTFIFMDNTARWRISNALRFLQAVGTEMSAQTLLDDIINGAVRDLVNQNDLIEIIRSSDWDKEYSFARSRDAEMMRAPEKGRDKISEMVLQQASKNTEKYGIELIDVMFKRVNYIQSVREKVYSRMISERKRIAAEKRSLGEGRKAEILGKVERELKEITSEAKRQATEIRGQADAEATKLYGESYSKYADFYFFQKSLESYRNIIGANTSLILSPKSELLQYLESTEGR, via the coding sequence ATGAAACAGGCAATACAGATACTCATTCTTGTACTCGTCGCCGCTGCTGTCGCCAGTGTGTGGGATGGGTTTTATATTCTTCAGGAAGGTAAACAAGCTGTGATCACTCAGTTTGGTGCTCCGGTGGGCGAGCCAGTGACGGATGCCGGTTTACGGTTTAAGCTTCCCTTTGTCCAGCGGGTGCGTTTTTTTGAAAAACGTATTCTGATTTGGGACGGTGATCCCAACCAGATCGCCACCAATGACAAGACCTTTATCTTTATGGATAATACAGCGCGCTGGCGGATTTCCAACGCCCTCCGTTTTCTCCAGGCTGTTGGGACAGAGATGAGCGCCCAGACCCTGCTTGATGATATCATTAACGGTGCTGTCCGGGATCTGGTGAATCAGAATGATCTTATTGAGATTATTCGCTCTTCGGATTGGGACAAGGAGTATTCCTTTGCCCGGTCCCGTGATGCGGAGATGATGCGAGCACCGGAAAAGGGTCGTGATAAGATCAGCGAGATGGTCTTGCAACAGGCCTCCAAGAACACAGAGAAATATGGGATTGAGTTGATCGATGTTATGTTTAAACGAGTCAACTACATCCAAAGCGTTCGCGAGAAGGTGTATAGCCGGATGATTTCGGAACGGAAGCGAATCGCTGCGGAAAAGCGCTCCTTGGGTGAGGGGCGTAAGGCCGAGATTCTCGGTAAGGTGGAGCGTGAACTGAAGGAGATCACTTCAGAGGCTAAGCGGCAGGCCACTGAGATTCGTGGTCAGGCCGATGCAGAGGCGACCAAGCTGTACGGTGAATCTTATAGTAAGTATGCGGATTTTTATTTTTTCCAGAAAAGTCTGGAGAGCTACCGCAATATCATCGGGGCGAATACCTCGCTGATCCTTTCCCCCAAATCTGAGCTCTTGCAGTATCTGGAGTCGACTGAGGGGCGCTAG
- a CDS encoding Uma2 family endonuclease: protein MTPSYHHAYLSSNMIAALHKLEKYSVFSELALQLEKDYIADVCIYPKRKIHFSAGDVINVTEAPLLVVEILSPTQGTQEILEKFVGYFQAGVQSCWLVIPVAQSVTVYSSMEQARTYTQGDVVDTVLDIRIPVEGIFAS, encoded by the coding sequence ATGACACCATCATATCATCATGCCTATCTGAGCAGTAATATGATTGCGGCTCTGCATAAGCTGGAAAAGTACTCTGTGTTTTCAGAATTGGCTTTGCAACTGGAGAAAGATTATATAGCGGATGTGTGTATCTATCCGAAGCGAAAGATACATTTCTCAGCAGGTGATGTGATTAACGTAACGGAAGCACCACTCTTGGTGGTCGAGATTCTGTCGCCAACGCAAGGAACCCAAGAGATTCTGGAGAAATTTGTCGGTTATTTTCAGGCCGGGGTTCAGTCCTGCTGGCTGGTTATCCCGGTTGCTCAATCTGTTACTGTATATTCCTCAATGGAACAAGCCCGGACCTACACGCAGGGTGATGTCGTTGATACTGTCTTAGATATCCGTATCCCGGTTGAGGGGATCTTTGCGTCGTGA
- a CDS encoding trypco2 family protein: protein MANQEKKQLELAEMIKGLREQLAEAQREGQDKDIHFTVEDVELELQITAEKQASGGMSAKFYVFTGKLDGGKKNIETQKLKLKLKAGKADGSPLEVADDGVLRPA, encoded by the coding sequence ATGGCAAACCAGGAAAAAAAGCAACTCGAACTTGCGGAAATGATCAAGGGACTGCGTGAGCAACTTGCTGAAGCGCAACGAGAAGGACAAGATAAAGATATCCATTTCACAGTTGAGGATGTGGAATTGGAGTTGCAGATCACAGCGGAAAAACAGGCTTCCGGTGGGATGTCTGCCAAATTTTATGTATTTACCGGCAAACTTGATGGAGGTAAGAAGAATATTGAGACCCAAAAGTTGAAACTCAAGCTGAAGGCGGGAAAAGCTGATGGTAGCCCTCTTGAGGTAGCTGATGACGGTGTGCTACGCCCGGCCTGA